In a genomic window of Brassica rapa cultivar Chiifu-401-42 chromosome A10, CAAS_Brap_v3.01, whole genome shotgun sequence:
- the LOC103843972 gene encoding PHD finger-like domain-containing protein 5A, with translation MAKHHPDLIMCRKQPGIAIGRLCEKCDGKCVVCDSYVRPCTLVRICDECNYGSFQGRCVICGGVGISDAYYCKECTQQEKDRDGCPKIVNLGSAKTDLFYERKKYGFKKR, from the coding sequence ATGGCTAAGCATCATCCTGATTTGATCATGTGCCGGAAACAACCTGGCATTGCTATTGGGCGATTGTGCGAGAAATGCGATGGCAAATGCGTCGTCTGCGATTCCTACGTGCGCCCGTGTACGCTGGTTCGGATTTGCGATGAATGCAACTATGGTTCGTTTCAAGGACGGTGTGTCATATGCGGAGGTGTTGGGATCTCAGATGCTTACTACTGCAAAGAGTGTACGCAACAGGAGAAAGATAGAGATGGTTGTCCCAAGATTGTCAATCTCGGGAGTGCGAAGACTGATCTGTTCTATGAACGTAAGAAATATGGATTCAAGAAACGATGA
- the LOC103843966 gene encoding non-specific phospholipase C1 — translation MALRRGPATVILFLYLLISAQSLDSKHHKIEGPIKTIVVVVMENRSFDHILGWLKPTRPEIDGLTGKESNPLNVSDPNSKKIYVSNDAVFVDMDPGHSFQAIREQIFGSNDTSGDPKMNGFAQEAESMEPGMAKNVMSGFKPEVLPVYTELANEFGIFDRWFASVPTSTQPNRFYVHSATSHGCSSNVKKDLIRGFPQKTIFDSLEETGLSFGIYYQNIPATFFFKSLRRLKHLVKFHSYALKFKLHAKLGKLPNYSVIEQRYFDIDLFPANDDHPSHDVAAGQRFVKEVYETLRSSPQWEEMALLITYDEHGGFYDHVPTPVKGVPNPDGIIGPDPFYFGFDRLGVRVPTFIISPWIEKGTVIHEPDGPTPTSQYEHSSIPATVKKLFNLKSHFLTKRDAWAGTFEKYFRIRDSPRQDCPEKLAEVERSLRPWGAKEDSKLSEFQVELIQLASQLVGDHLLNSYPDIGKNMTVREGNKYAEDAVQKFLEAGKAALEAGADENTIVTMRPSLTTRTSPSDGTKKYTGSY, via the exons ATGGCTCTCCGGCGAGGACCCGCCACCGTAATCCTCTTCCTCTACTTACTAATTTCCGCTCAGTCTCTCGATTCCAAACACCACAAGATCGAAGGACCGATCAAGACCATAGTCGTTGTAGTCATGGAGAATCGCTCCTTCGATCACATCCTCGGCTGGCTCAAACCAACCCGACCCGAAATCGACGGCCTAACCGGCAAAGAGTCAAACCCCCTCAACGTCTCCGATCCAAACTCCAAAAAGATCTACGTCTCGAACGACGCCGTTTTCGTCGACATGGATCCAGGCCACTCGTTCCAAGCCATCCGAGAGCAGATATTCGGGTCCAACGACACTTCGGGCGACCCGAAGATGAACGGATTCGCGCAGGAGGCGGAGAGCATGGAGCCAGGGATGGCCAAGAACGTGATGAGCGGGTTCAAACCCGAGGTCTTGCCCGTTTACACCGAGCTAGCGAACGAGTTCGGGATATTCGACCGGTGGTTCGCGTCGGTTCCGACTTCGACTCAGCCGAACCGGTTCTACGTCCACTCGGCCACCTCCCACGGATGCTCCAGCAACGTCAAGAAGGATCTCATCAGAGGTTTCCCTCAGAAGACGATTTTCGATTCTTTAGAAGAGACGGGACTCAGCTTCGGGATATACTACCAGAACATCCCGGCGACGTTCTTCTTTAAGTCTCTCCGCAGGCTCAAGCATTTGGTGAAGTTCCACAGCTACGCGCTTAAGTTCAAGCTCCACGCGAAGCTCGGGAAGCTTCCGAACTATTCGGTGATCGAGCAGAGGTATTTCGATATTGATCTTTTCCCCGCGAATGACGATCATCCGTCGCACGACGTGGCGGCGGGGCAGAGGTTTGTTAAGGAAGTGTACGAGACGTTAAGGAGTAGTCCGCAGTGGGAAGAGATGGCTTTGTTGATCACTTATGATGAGCACGGTGGGTTTTATGATCATGTGCCCACGCCGGTTAAGGGTGTGCCGAATCCTGATGGGATCATTGGACCGGATCCGTTTTATTTCGGGTTTGACCGGTTGGGTGTTCGGGTTCCTACTTTCATTATCTCTCCTTGGATCGAGAAGGGCACTG TGATACATGAACCTGATGGTCCAACACCAACTTCACAGTATGAGCATTCTTCTATACCAGCAACTGTGAAGAAACTCTTTAATTTAAAGTCTCATTTCCTTACCAAGAGAGATGCATGGGCTGGTACATTTGAGAAGTACTTCCGTATCCGAGACTCTCCTCGCCAAGATTGTCCAG AGAAACTAGCAGAAGTTGAACGATCACTAAGGCCATGGGGAGCGAAAGAAGACTCAAAGCTCTCAGAGTTCCAGGTGGAGTTAATCCAGCTCGCTTCTCAACTTGTTGGAGACCATCTGCTAAACTCATATCCAGACATTGGGAAAAACATGACAGTACGTGAAGGCAACAAATACGCAGAGGATGCTGTTCAGAAGTTTCTAGAAGCTGGGAAGGCTGCCCTGGAAGCAGGAGCAGACGAGAACACTATAGTCACTATGAGGCCGTCTCTGACGACCAGGACTAGTCCCAGTGACGGTACCAAGAAGTACACTGGAAGTTATTGA
- the LOC103843969 gene encoding internal alternative NAD(P)H-ubiquinone oxidoreductase A1, mitochondrial gives MLWIKNFARISPTTSYVGNLFRNSESYTLSSRFCTALQHSETVQATDQVDNGLEQQEQRYHGLAPTKEGEKPRVLVLGSGWAGCRLMKGIDTSIYDVVCVSPRNHMVFTPLLASTCVGTLEFRSVAEPISRIQPAISREPGSYYFLANCSRLDSENHEVHCETVTDGLSTTLEPWKFKIAYDKLVLACGAEASTFGINGVLENAIFLREVHHAQEIRRKLLLNLMLSEVPGIGEDEKRRLLHCVVVGGGPTGVEFSGELSDFIMKDVRERYAHVKDDIRVTLIEARDILSSFDDGLRQYAIKQLNKSGVKLVRGIVKEVKPQKLVLDDGTDVPYGLLVWSTGVGPSSFVKSLGLPKDPGGRIGIDEWMRVPSVQDVFAIGDCSGYLESTGKSTLPALAQVAEREGKYLANLLNVMGKAGGGRAWSAKGTELGEPFVYKHLGSMATIGRYKALVDLRESKEGKGISMAGFVSWFIWRSAYLTRVLSWRNRFYVAINWLTTFVFGRDISRI, from the exons ATGCTTTGGATCAAAAACTTCGCCAGGATCTCTCCGACAACTTCCTATGTCGGAAACCTGTTCAGAAACTCCGAGTCCTACACTCTCTCCTCTCGCTTCTGCACGGCTCTTCAACATAGCGAGACGGTTCAAGCGACCGATCAGGTAGATAATGGGCTGGAGCAGCAGGAGCAACGTTACCACGGTTTGGCTCCGACAAAAGAAGGAGAGAAGCCCAGAGTGCTGGTTCTCGGGTCGGGTTGGGCGGGTTGTCGTCTTATGAAAGGGATCGACACGAGCATCTACGACGTCGTTTGCGTCTCTCCGAGGAACCACATGGTCTTCACTCCTCTCTTGGCTTCTACCTGCGTCGGTACGCTTGAGTTCCGGTCTGTCGCAGAACCGATCTCTCGTATCCAACCGGCGATTTCGCGAGAACCCGGTTCTTACTACTTCCTCGCTAATTGCTCGCGTCTTGATTCCGAAAACCATGAG GTGCATTGTGAGACTGTAACAGATGGGTTAAGCACCACACTGGAGCCATGGAAGTTCAAGATCGCTTATGACAAACTGGTACTAGCCTGCGGTGCAGAAGCATCCACGTTTGGGATTAATGGTGTCTTAGAAAACGCCATTTTTCTCCGTGAGGTTCATCACGCTCAGGAGATCCGCAGGAAGCTTCTTCTCAACCTCATGCTCTCCGAAGTTCCAGGGATAGGCGAAGATGAGAAGAGGAGGCTGTTGCATTGCGTTGTGGTTGGAGGTGGTCCAACCGGTGTGGAGTTTAGCGGTGAACTGAGTGATTTCATCATGAAAGATGTTCGTGAGAGATATGCTCATGTCAAGGACGACATTCGTGTTACTTTGATCGAGGCAAGGGATATACTTTCTTCTTTCGACGATGGGCTCAGACAGTATGCGATCAAGCAGTTAAACAAG TCTGGAGTGAAGCTTGTGCGTGGGATTGTGAAAGAAGTGAAGCCTCAGAAGCTGGTCCTTGATGATGGAACCGATGTTCCTTACGGTCTGTTAGTCTGGTCAACTGGTGTGGGTCCATCTTCGTTTGTTAAGTCTCTTGGTCTTCCTAAAGATCCAGGTGGCAG GATTGGAATCGATGAGTGGATGCGTGTACCTTCAGTACAAGACGTGTTTGCAATTGGTGACTGTAGTGGATATCTAGAGAGCACAGGGAAGTCAACACTTCCTGCCCTTGCACAG GTGGCTGAGAGAGAAGGCAAGTACTTGGCGAATCTACTGAACGTGATGGGAAAAGCTGGAGGAGGAAGAGCCTGGAGCGCAAAGGGGACTGAACTTGGAGAACCATTTGTGTACAAGCATTTGGGAAGTATGGCCACTATTGGGAGATACAAAGCTCTCGTTGATCTTCGTGAGAGCAAG GAAGGAAAAGGGATATCAATGGCAGGGTTTGTGAGCTGGTTCATATGGAGGTCTGCATATCTGACTCGAGTCCTCAGCTGGAGAAACCGCTTCTACGTTGCTATTAACTGGCTCACCACTTTCGTTTTCGGCCGTGACATTAGCCGTATCTGA
- the LOC103843968 gene encoding O-glucosyltransferase rumi yields the protein MGLRLRIRLPHKSSPRTPSHLLLCVLALCFFSFTAVILYKVDDFVAQTKTLAGHNLEPTPWHIFPRKSFTEATTYRILQCSYFSCPHNSAPEPNTLSSDSGSGHRTHHQPQCPDVFRWIHRDLEPWLKTGVTKEHVEKAKANAAFRVVILSGKLYVDLYYACVQSRMMFTVWGILQLLSKYPGMVPDVDMMFDCMDKPIINRTEHQSFPAPLFRYCTNEAHLDIPFPDWSFWGWSETNLRPWEEEFRDIKKGSKRSSWDSKQPRAYWKGNPDVVSPIRMELMKCNHSRLWGAQIMRQNWAEEAKGGFEQSKLSNQCNHRYKIYAEGYAWSVSLKYIMSCGSMTLIISPEYEDFFSRGLLPKENYWPVSPTDLCPSIKFAVDWGNANPSDAETIGKRGQGYMESISMNRVYDYMFHLINEYSKLQRFKPGKPPSAKEVCAGSLLCFAEQKERDLLERSRAVPSMDRPCKLPGADRDRLERLIQRKKQTIEDVRNMEMTRTERGSR from the exons ATGGGTCTTCGTCTACGTATTCGTCTCCCTCACAAGAGCTCTCCTCGTACACCTTCACATCTCCTTCTATGCGTTCTTGCTCTCTGCTTCTTCTCCTTCACCGCTGTTATTCTCTACAAG GTTGACGACTTTGTAGCTCAGACAAAGACTCTCGCCGGACACAACTTGGAACCAACACCGTGGCACATCTTCCCACGCAAATCTTTCACCGAAGCCACGACTTACCGAATCCTCCAATGCTCCTACTTCTCTTGTCCGCACAACTCCGCCCCCGAACCAAATACCCTCTCCTCGGATTCCGGGTCGGGTCATCGAACCCACCATCAACCGCAATGCCCCGACGTTTTCAG GTGGATTCACCGAGACTTGGAGCCGTGGCTAAAGACAGGGGTGACTAAAGAGCACGTGGAGAAGGCCAAAGCCAACGCTGCGTTCAGAGTGGTGATACTATCGGGGAAGCTGTACGTGGATCTCTACTACGCTTGCGTGCAGAGCAGGATGATGTTCACCGTTTGGGGGATTCTGCAGCTGCTCAGCAAGTATCCGGGTATGGTTCCTGATGTCGACATGATGTTTGATTGCATGGACAAACCCATCATCAACAGGACGGAGCATCAGTCCTTCCCAGCCCCGCTTTTTCGATATTGTACTAATGAAGCTCATTTGGACATTCCTTTTCCTGATTGGTCTTTCTGGGGATG GTCGGAGACAAATCTAAGGCCGTGGGAAGAAGAGTTTAGGGATATAAAGAAAGGGTCTAAGAGAAGTAGCTGGGATAGCAAGCAACCTAGAGCTTACTGGAAAGGGAATCCTGATGTTGTGTCGCCTATAAGAATGGAGTTGATGAAATGCAACCATTCTAGGTTATGGGGAGCACAGATTATGCGCCAG AACTGGGCAGAAGAGGCAAAAGGTGGGTTTGAACAGTCTAAGCTCTCCAACCAATGCAATCACCG GTACAAAATATATGCAGAGGGTTACGCGTGGTCAGTATCTCTAAAGTATATCATGTCATGCGGTTCCATGACACTCATAATCTCACCAGAGTATGAAGATTTCTTCAGCAGAGGCCTCCTCCCCAAGGAAAACTACTGGCCTGTCTCTCCCACTGATCTATGTCCGTCCATCAAATTCGCGGTGGACTGGGGCAATGCCAACCCCTCTGAT gctgaaacaataggAAAAAGAGGACAGGGCTATATGGAAAGCATTAGCATGAACCGGGTGTATGACTACATGTTTCATCTCATCAACGAGTACTCTAAGCTTCAGAGGTTCAAACCGGGGAAGCCGCCATCGGCTAAAGAGGTCTGTGCAGGATCATTGCTTTGCTTCGCAGAGCAAAAAGAGCGGGATCTGCTAGAAAGATCCAGAGCTGTACCTTCTATGGACCGACCATGTAAACTTCCAGGTGCAGATAGGGATAGGCTCGAGAGGTTGATCCAACGGAAGAAGCAAACAATCGAAGATGTTAGAAACATGGAGATGACAAGAACAGAGAGGGGTTCCAGATAA
- the LOC103843971 gene encoding protein PSY3 has translation MGYSTAIRLCLCIFFALSIVSSARLSLSFPENEKMVVRGRSLMMVHTNDYDEPSANGRHNPPGGRRGGGRRGGR, from the exons ATGGGTTATAGTACCGCAATTCGGCTATGTTTATGCATCTTCTTTGCACTTTCGATTGTCTCTTCGGCTCGACTCAGTTTATCATTTCCAG AAAATGAAAAGATGGTGGTGAGAGGTAGATCATTGATGATGGTGCACACCAATGACTACGATGAGCCATCGGCCAACGGTAGACACAACCCACCTGGTGGGAGGCGTGGAGGAGGTAGGAGAGGGGGAAGATAA
- the LOC103843967 gene encoding uncharacterized protein LOC103843967 — protein sequence MMKPARFAIRSLNDVASRQPWRPLVPRSFSANANEDPSSLDDWMFGGNTGNDEKSSSFFQHLGKAEKDKRGYTGLGRSYGNGSRGSVNRDETFDPSSDGVDGKLKEAALIYNIDDDEGGGAKDGYSFRPDVNSWGANHFPRDLGYRKQMQRPRQNNKAEITTEEVLKKADFRNVRFLAQFITEAGILVKRKQTGISAKAQRKIAREIKTARAFGLMPFTTMGTKAFTFGKTMENRDQDFEYEVVDDDDEYDNPAE from the exons ATGATGAAACCCGCCCGTTTCGCGATTCGTTCCCTCAACGACGTAGCTTCTCGTCAACCATGGCGTCCTCTCGTGCCTAGAAGCTTCTCAGCCAACGCTAACGAAG ATCCATCTTCGTTGGACGATTGGATGTTCGGCGGAAACACCGGCAACGATGAGAAAAGCAGTAGCTTCTTCCAGCATCTCGGCAAGGCGGAGAAAGACAAGCGCGGGTATACTGGCTTGGGCAGATCGTACGGAAACGGTTCGAGAGGCTCCGTGAACAGAGACGAGACCTTCGATCCTTCGTCCGATGGTGTTGATGGTAAATTGAAGGAAGCTGCGTTGATTTACAACATTGATGATGACGAAGGAGGAGGAGCGAAGGATGGTTACTCGTTTAGGCCTGATGTCAACAGCTGGGGAGCTAATCACTTCCCTAGG GATTTAGGTTATAGAAAGCAGATGCAAAGACCTAGACAGAATAACAAGGCGGAGATAACCACCGAGGAAGTTCTCAAGAAAGCTGACTTCAGG AATGTTCGATTTCTTGCGCAGTTTATCACCGAAGCTGGGATCCTCGTTAAGAGGAAGCAG ACTGGCATCAGTGCCAAGGCACAAAGGAAGATTGCTAGAGAGATCAAGACAGCTCGTGCTTTTGGGCTGATGCCCTTCACGACAATGGGTACAAAGGCATTCACATTTGGGAAAACCATGGAGAACAGAGACCAAGATTTCGAGTATGAAGTGgttgacgatgatgatgagtaTGACaacccagctgagtga
- the LOC103843970 gene encoding protein SMAX1-LIKE 6 → MPTPVNTARECLTEEAARALDDAVAIARRRSHAQTTSLHAVSALLATPSSLLREVCVSRAARSTPYSSRLQFRALELCVGVSLDRLPSSKSSGEEDPPVSNSLMAAIKRSQANQRRHPEAYHHLHQMSHGGCQTTVLKVELKYFVLSILDDPIVNRVFCDAGFRSSDIKLDVLHPPVTTQFSRGRCLPPLFLCNLPSSDPNNRVGGSSDENCRRIGQVLCRKERRNPVLVGNCADEALKTFADAINSGKKLEFLPPEISGLSVISIEKEISEIGSRGNEEILLKLDELVNDSKSTGVMFNLGELKVFLSSETSSSDALVKLVLKLSDLLKRQSKKLWFIGYASSNETYTKLLDRFPKIDEDWDLHVLPITSSKLPKSSLMGSFVPFGGFFSSTSDYKVSLSGGTVNQTLPRCHLCNEKCLQEVAAVVKAGSSLSVADQSSEKLPSWLRAAETELDKGPTKSTKAVDSTNALASQTTALQKKWDNICQSIHQTPPFPKLSFQTVSSPQLPVQTEKSVGSSISNPKHKEEDLTKTSVTLGSPLSCVTTDLGLGVTYASKETHTTPREKQLLVTLNYSSLDDFKCLRKSLSRKVPWQTEAVNAISQLICERRNRARSGVWLALLGPDRVGKKKVALALSETLFKDQANCISVDFGGEHCYVDDKFRGKTVVDYITGEVSRKPHSVVLLENVEKAEFPDQMRLSEGVSSGKLRDSHGRVVSMKNVIVIATCGTVKEKEHVEFTEERVLSARRWKLQIKVADTAKVSVNKRKHEGDTELRAEKVQRSYLDLNLPVDETETEEAKAWFDGFIERLDGKVTFKPVDFDVLAKSIQEKIVSHFKMCFGTERQLEIDNEVIVQILAASWSSLSGEEERNVVDQWIRSVLAHSFAEARQKYGSNPKFAVKLVASRDLGGGVELPEKVDVI, encoded by the exons ATGCCTACGCCGGTTAACACGGCGAGAGAATGCTTAACAGAGGAAGCAGCTCGCGCCCTCGACGACGCCGTGGCCATCGCTCGTCGGAGGAGCCACGCGCAGACGACGTCTCTCCACGCCGTCTCGGCTCTCCTCGCGACGCCGTCGTCCCTCCTCCGCGAGGTCTGCGTCTCACGCGCCGCCCGGAGCACTCCCTACTCGTCGCGTCTCCAGTTCCGAGCTCTGGAGCTCTGCGTCGGCGTCTCTCTCGACAGACTCCCGTCGTCTAAGTCTTCGGGAGAAGAAGATCCTCCGGTGTCGAACTCCCTCATGGCGGCGATCAAGCGGTCTCAGGCGAACCAGAGGCGGCACCCGGAGGCTTATCACCACCTCCACCAGATGTCGCACGGAGGATGCCAGACGACGGTTCTGAAGGTTGAGCTGAAGTACTTTGTATTGTCGATTCTAGACGATCCGATTGTGAACCGGGTCTTCTGCGACGCCGGGTTTCGGAGCTCCGATATTAAGCTCGACGTGCTTCACCCTCCGGTGACAACGCAGTTCTCGCGGGGTCGTTGTCTTCCGCCTCTCTTCCTTTGTAACCTTCCGAGCTCAGATCCGAATAATCGTGTTGGTGGGAGCAGCGACGAGAATTGTAGGAGGATCGGACAAGTGTTGTGTCGGAAAGAGAGGAGGAAccctgtccttgtcggaaactGCGCTGACGAAGCTCTTAAAACGTTTGCTGATGCGATCAACAGTGGGAAGAAGCTAGAGTTTCTTCCTCCGGAGATTAGCGGGTTAAGCGTAATCAGCATAGAGAAGGAGATTAGCGAAATTGGATCAAGAGGTAACGAGGAGATTCTATTGAAGCTTGATGAGTTAGTAAACGACTCCAAATCTACAGGAGTGATGTTTAATCTAGGAGAGCTTAAGGTTTTCTTGAGCAGTGAAACTTCTTCTAGTGATGCTTTGGTGAAGTTGGTGTTGAAGCTCTCTGATTTGCTGAAACGTCAAAGTAAGAAACTGTGGTTCATTGGCTATGCATCGAGCAACGAGACCTACACGAAGCTTCTGGATAGGTTTCCTAAGATCGATGAGGATTGGGACCTTCATGTTCTTCCAATCACATCCTCAAAACTTCCAAAATCCAG CTTGATGGGATCCTTTGTTCCGTTTGGAGGGTTCTTTTCATCTACATCAGATTACAAAGTATCTTTGAGTGGTGGCACTGTGAATCAGACGCTCCCTAGATGTCACCTCTGCAACGAGAAGTGTTTGCAAGAAGTAGCTGCCGTTGTCAAGGCCGGTTCAAGTCTCTCTGTAGCTGATCAATCTTCCGAGAAGTTACCCTCTTGGTTAAGAGCTGCTGAGACCGAGTTAGACAAGGGACCAACGAAAAGTACCAAG GCTGTAGATAGCACAAACGCATTAGCTTCTCAAACCACAGCTCTGCAGAAGAAATGGGACAACATATGCCAAAGCATACATCAAACTCCACCGTTTCCTAAGCTAAGTTTTCAGACCGTGAGTAGTCCACAGTTGCCAGTTCAGACCGAGAAGAGTGTCGGAAGCTCAATCTCAAATCCAAAACATAAGGAGGAGGATCTCACGAAGACATCGGTAACTTTGGGTTCTCCTTTGAGTTGTGTTACTACAGATCTAGGTTTGGGAGTAACCTACGCATCAAAAGAAACACACACCACACCGAGAGAGAAACAGCTTCTAGTGACACTAAACTACTCTTCCTTAGATGATTTCAAGTGTCTGAGAAAATCACTCTCTCGTAAAGTCCCCTGGCAGACCGAAGCTGTGAACGCCATTAGCCAACTCATCTGCGAAAGAAGAAACCGCGCGAGGAGTGGAGTATGGCTGGCTCTTCTTGGACCTGAtagagttgggaagaagaaagTAGCGTTGGCTCTCTCCGAAACCTTATTTAAAGACCAGGCTAATTGCATCAGTGTTGATTTTGGAGGAGAGCATTGTTATGTTGATGACAAGTTCAGAGGAAAGACGGTGGTTGATTACATAACGGGTGAAGTATCGAGGAAGCCACACTCTGTTGTGTTGCTAGAAAACGTGGAGAAAGCTGAGTTTCCGGATCAGATGAGATTGTCTGAAGGTGTGAGTAGTGGGAAGCTACGTGACTCGCACGGAAGAGTGGTTAGTATGAAAAACGTGATTGTTATTGCAACTTGTGGGACCGTCAAGGAGAAAGAGCATGTGGAGTTTACGGAGGAGAGAGTTCTCAGCGCTAGGAGGTGGAAACTGCAGATTAAGGTAGCTGATACTGCTAAAGTTAGCGTGAAtaagagaaaacatgagggagaCACAGAGCTGCGTGCAGAGAAGGTGCAACGTTCGTATCTTGATCTGAACCTACCAGTGGATGAGACAGAAACAGAGGAAGCCAAAGCTTGGTTTGATGGTTTCATCGAGAGATTAGATGGAAAAGTGACGTTCAAACCGGTTGATTTCGATGTGTTAGCCAAAAGCATTCAAGAGAAGATCGTTTCTCATTTTAAGATGTGTTTTGGAACGGAAAGACAGCTAGAGATTGATAACGAAGTGATCGTTCAGATTCTTGCGGCTTCTTGGTCATCATTATCAGGGGAAGAAGAGAGGAACGTTGTTGATCAGTGGATAAGATCCGTTCTTGCTCATAGCTTTGCTGAAGCGAGGCAAAAGTACGGTTCAAATCCTAAGTTCGCCGTGAAACTGGTTGCTTCTAGAGATTTAGGTGGCGGAGTAGAGTTACCAGAGAAGGTGGATGTGATATGA